The Drosophila sulfurigaster albostrigata strain 15112-1811.04 chromosome 3, ASM2355843v2, whole genome shotgun sequence genomic sequence TGTAGCTTTCTCTCAGCACTACACTAGCCTGTAATtctatattttcaattactcGAATAAATTCTACAATGGACAGTGTTCCTCTTGAGAAGCTTGGCTCCTTTTGCAAGGCGTTGCGTGATTCAGAGCTGCGAACTCTCGCTTTGCTCGGTTGTCCGATGAAGGTGCGAAAGTCACCGCACTTTTTCCAGCTGGAGGTCTTTGTTTGCGGACACATTGAGACCGAGGTACCAGCGGATGCACGCATCAGTTGCAAGTTGATCTTCAAGTGTCCCAGATTCTATCCCCGCGATGCTCCCGATGTCCACATCCGATCGAAGAACAATTTTCCCGATCACTTGGTGGCTGCCATATTCACGGAATTTGAACGCATTCGTCATTTGTATCGTGGATCACAGCACATAATTCCGATGGTAACCAGTGCTCTCCATATGATTGAGCGGGAAGACCAGAAACCTGACCGCATGACTGTGGGTAAGCTCGATATGcattctttaattatttatatctaTTTGTGTTTCATATTATAGATGAGTCAAGGAATTTGTAAACCTCAGCCATGAAGcccaaaattattattgtgtacgagtaattattattctatAGTTAGCATGTAGGAAGGGCATACTGGATCCATTAGTTTTACACATAATATGagatatatttgcaaaattatgtCGTAACAGTATTGGATTTGATCAGACtttaataatcaattttattagcAAGTGTGCAGAACATTTTCTTTATGATTTATAAGTTTTTCTTACAGAGTTTattgttaaatgtaaaataaataattctttaGCAAATTTCATGtgcttctatttattttactctttttccttatataaatatgccaGCTAACTATGTTTTTATATGATTCAGATTTACGTAATAATTTCCATATTTCCTGCAACACGTAGCATACTCGAGAACACTCAGAATTCGCAGTGATTTCGTGGAGAGCACTacataaaatgataaatataaaaatatggtTACAAAAGCATATGTTCTATTTATGATTTGGCAACCCGATTGCAACTTTTACAAtctcctcacacacacacgagggCTTCTCCTGCTGAAATTACCAATTAAGCGCATTTATGACTGCAACGCGAGAATAAATATGAGAGaagagcatgtgtgtgtgcatgtccATGTGTGCAACTAGGCGATGGACCAGACTTGACCTGACTGCTTGGTTGGGGGCTATAAACATTGTTATTGTGTGGTGTGCTGATGCTCCACCCACAGCCATAGCGACCATGGTCAGAGCGGATTATTAAGAAGGAGAGACGAGTGAGACGCTTGcaagtatgcaataaaagcGGACACGTAATGCCGAGTTTATGGCGTAAGTTAAAACCGGAAACTAAATAGTTGACACCGCGCGAAATGAAGCGCAGACATTGCCAGAGGATTAACATTTACTGCCCAAAGTCAACGTCACGTTGCAATGTCCTCTACAGCAGCTGGTGGGGGTTGAAGGTTCTAAGGAGGGGGTTGGGCGATGGAGGTGGGGCCACCCTGCTGCCTCGTAAAGCGCACAAATGACaacataatttgtaatttgaatttgtttcgTGCTCCGGCATAAGCAATGAGCTCAAAGTTCCAACAAGGCAAACAGGAAT encodes the following:
- the LOC133844378 gene encoding uncharacterized protein LOC133844378, whose product is MDSVPLEKLGSFCKALRDSELRTLALLGCPMKVRKSPHFFQLEVFVCGHIETEVPADARISCKLIFKCPRFYPRDAPDVHIRSKNNFPDHLVAAIFTEFERIRHLYRGSQHIIPMVTSALHMIEREDQKPDRMTVDESRNL